The proteins below come from a single Streptomyces tubercidicus genomic window:
- a CDS encoding ROK family transcriptional regulator, which translates to MGRLTGGDPSLLRRINSAVVLDALRAADSPTLTDLVQVTGLSRPTVEGVVEGLIETGLVVEAAAGDAATRRQGRPARRFRFHREAGHLLGIEIGPHRVAALLSDLDGRVLDSAQRPVAVSAPADERLERVRAVVSDLLRRTGLPRGSLWAVGAAGPGIVEADGTVRLSTALPGWTGLPLGDRLRRSFRCPVLVENDANAAAVAEHWQGAATGSDDIVFVLAGLSPGAGSLIGGRLHRGFGGAAGEIGALHLLGREATPEKLLSTTGEPLHPLDEAQVAAVFAAARDGDVQAREAVDRFLRRLVHDVAALVLALDPELVVIGGWAAGLAGVLEPLRRELTRYCLRPPQVALSQLGEAAVATGALRLALDHVEGELFAVEGTVAGRHRGAGR; encoded by the coding sequence TTGGGGCGGCTCACCGGCGGGGATCCGTCCCTGCTGCGACGGATCAACTCCGCGGTGGTGCTGGATGCGCTGCGCGCCGCGGACTCCCCCACGCTCACCGACCTCGTCCAGGTGACGGGGCTGTCCCGGCCGACGGTCGAGGGTGTGGTCGAGGGGCTCATCGAGACCGGTCTGGTGGTCGAGGCGGCCGCCGGGGACGCCGCGACCCGTCGCCAGGGCCGGCCGGCCCGCCGGTTCCGCTTCCATCGCGAGGCGGGCCATCTGCTGGGCATCGAGATCGGCCCGCACCGCGTCGCCGCCCTGCTGTCCGATCTGGACGGGCGGGTGCTGGACAGCGCGCAGCGCCCCGTGGCGGTGAGTGCACCGGCCGATGAGCGGCTGGAGCGGGTCCGTGCCGTGGTGTCCGATCTGCTGCGCCGTACGGGCTTGCCCCGCGGTTCGCTGTGGGCCGTCGGGGCGGCCGGCCCCGGCATCGTGGAGGCCGACGGCACCGTACGGCTGAGCACCGCGCTGCCGGGCTGGACGGGCCTGCCGCTGGGTGACCGGCTGCGCCGGTCGTTCCGCTGCCCGGTACTGGTCGAGAACGACGCGAACGCCGCCGCGGTGGCCGAGCACTGGCAGGGCGCGGCGACCGGCTCGGATGACATCGTTTTCGTGCTGGCGGGACTCAGCCCGGGTGCCGGTTCACTGATCGGCGGCCGACTGCACCGCGGATTCGGCGGGGCCGCCGGGGAGATCGGCGCACTGCATCTGCTCGGCCGGGAGGCCACGCCGGAGAAGCTGCTGTCGACGACCGGGGAACCGCTGCATCCCCTGGACGAGGCGCAGGTGGCGGCGGTCTTCGCGGCGGCGCGGGACGGTGACGTACAGGCGCGGGAGGCGGTGGACCGCTTCCTCCGGCGGCTGGTGCACGATGTCGCGGCGCTGGTGCTGGCGCTGGACCCGGAGCTGGTGGTGATCGGCGGCTGGGCGGCGGGCCTGGCGGGTGTACTGGAGCCGCTGCGCCGGGAGTTGACGCGCTACTGCCTGCGACCGCCGCAGGTCGCCCTGTCGCAGCTCGGCGAGGCGGCGGTGGCAACGGGGGCGCTGCGGCTCGCGCTCGACCATGTGGAGGGCGAACTCTTCGCGGTAGAGGGGACGGTGGCGGGGCGCCACCGGGGCGCGGGGCGCTAA
- a CDS encoding GntR family transcriptional regulator, which produces MGTTQLETVPEPKYWHLKTVLSEALDSEFAVGEILPNERDLAARFGVARATLRQALEQLELEGRLQRRRGVGTTVAPPRVGVAVAARHTWPGAAGDDWQPVDSAQSDTVPAAVARLLETAPGELMHIVRRTRVTEGQPLAAELVYIPAAAVPGCAEAELLTGPARAYAVLRELQSLELTGQDRTVELGSARAEDARQLDRLPGAPVLVVTTRYVSGGRTTAVAVSTYRADTCRLTFGESDAVALLAG; this is translated from the coding sequence GTGGGGACCACGCAGCTCGAAACGGTGCCGGAGCCGAAGTACTGGCACCTCAAGACCGTGCTCAGTGAGGCGCTGGACTCGGAGTTCGCGGTCGGCGAGATTCTGCCCAACGAGCGTGATCTGGCGGCGCGGTTCGGCGTCGCACGGGCCACGCTGCGGCAGGCGCTGGAACAGCTGGAGCTGGAAGGCAGACTCCAGCGACGCCGCGGTGTGGGCACCACCGTCGCACCGCCCCGCGTCGGTGTCGCCGTCGCCGCCCGCCACACCTGGCCCGGCGCCGCCGGTGACGACTGGCAGCCGGTCGACTCCGCCCAGAGCGATACGGTGCCCGCCGCGGTGGCCCGCCTACTGGAGACGGCCCCCGGCGAGTTGATGCACATCGTCCGCCGCACCCGGGTCACCGAAGGTCAGCCCCTCGCCGCCGAGTTGGTGTACATCCCGGCGGCCGCGGTCCCCGGCTGCGCCGAGGCCGAGCTGCTCACCGGCCCCGCCCGTGCCTATGCGGTCCTGCGGGAGCTGCAGTCGCTGGAGCTGACGGGCCAGGACCGTACCGTCGAGCTCGGTTCGGCCCGTGCGGAGGACGCCCGGCAGCTGGACAGGCTGCCCGGCGCGCCCGTCCTCGTCGTCACCACCCGCTATGTCTCGGGGGGCCGGACGACCGCCGTCGCGGTCTCCACTTACCGTGCGGACACCTGCCGACTGACCTTCGGGGAGAGCGACGCGGTCGCCTTGCTCGCGGGGTAA
- a CDS encoding aspartate/glutamate racemase family protein: protein MLALLHTSPVHVPVFDALRDEEAPDLTLHHLVRPELLERARAQGPEAVAEDVAAALAEATHDGARSALCTCSTIGSVAEAAGAALGLPVLRVDRPMAAAAVAAGPRIVVLATVESTLAPTEALIAEEAQRAGREVRMRTVLVPGAWERFESGDTDGHLSMVAAAARGVRDAEVIVLAQASMAPAAEGLDAGVPVLSSPRLGLRAAAQRAASDTSFSGLRTT, encoded by the coding sequence ATGCTCGCTCTGCTGCACACCTCGCCCGTCCATGTCCCGGTCTTCGACGCACTGCGTGACGAGGAGGCGCCCGACCTGACGCTGCATCACCTCGTACGCCCCGAACTCCTGGAGCGGGCAAGGGCGCAGGGGCCGGAGGCCGTCGCGGAGGACGTCGCCGCCGCGCTCGCGGAGGCGACCCACGACGGTGCGCGGTCGGCGCTGTGCACCTGCTCGACGATCGGTTCGGTGGCGGAGGCGGCCGGCGCCGCGCTCGGCCTGCCCGTTCTCCGTGTGGACCGCCCGATGGCCGCGGCGGCCGTCGCCGCCGGACCGCGGATCGTCGTACTCGCCACCGTGGAGAGCACCCTCGCCCCTACGGAAGCCCTGATCGCCGAGGAGGCCCAACGGGCCGGCCGCGAGGTCAGGATGCGGACCGTGCTGGTGCCGGGCGCCTGGGAGCGCTTCGAGAGCGGCGACACCGACGGCCATCTGTCGATGGTCGCCGCCGCGGCACGGGGGGTCCGGGACGCCGAGGTGATCGTCCTGGCGCAGGCCTCCATGGCACCGGCCGCCGAGGGGCTCGACGCCGGTGTCCCGGTGCTGTCGAGTCCGCGGCTCGGCCTGCGGGCCGCCGCTCAGCGAGCCGCGAGCGACACCAGCTTCTCGGGGTTGCGGACGACATAG
- a CDS encoding RNA polymerase sigma-70 factor, with protein MLKDSATEATDVFEEHRPVLFGVAYRMLGRVADAEDVLQDAWLRWSGADHAAVREPRAFLVRVTTRLALDRLRQIRSRRESYVGPWLPEPLRTDVGGTVPDTAERAVFTESVTLAVLVVLESLSPLERAVFVLREAFGYPYAEIATTLDRSEAAVRQLAGRARRHVAEGTPRYEVDPVRQRDLTERFLAAAAGDDLDGLLSLLAADARLVGDSGGKAKAPLRIIESADKVARFLFGVTRSVPAGLEFTVLELNGGIALLAHLDGEPDSVIQLGIADGKIKTVYVVRNPEKLVSLAAR; from the coding sequence GTGCTGAAGGATTCCGCGACCGAGGCCACCGACGTCTTCGAGGAGCACCGCCCCGTCCTCTTCGGGGTGGCCTACCGGATGCTCGGCCGGGTGGCCGATGCCGAGGACGTGCTGCAGGACGCCTGGCTGCGCTGGTCGGGCGCGGACCACGCGGCGGTACGTGAACCGCGCGCCTTTCTCGTACGCGTCACCACCCGGCTGGCCCTCGACCGGCTGCGCCAGATCCGGTCACGGCGTGAGTCCTATGTGGGGCCCTGGCTGCCGGAGCCGCTGCGGACCGACGTCGGCGGCACCGTCCCGGACACCGCCGAGCGGGCGGTGTTCACCGAATCGGTCACCCTCGCGGTGCTCGTCGTCCTGGAGTCGCTCTCCCCTCTGGAGCGCGCGGTGTTCGTGCTGCGCGAGGCCTTCGGCTATCCGTACGCGGAGATCGCCACCACCCTTGACCGCAGCGAGGCCGCGGTCCGTCAACTGGCGGGCCGGGCCCGGCGGCATGTGGCGGAGGGCACTCCGCGCTATGAGGTCGATCCGGTGCGGCAGCGGGACCTGACCGAACGGTTCCTGGCCGCCGCGGCCGGCGACGACCTGGACGGGCTGCTGAGCCTGCTGGCGGCGGACGCCCGGCTGGTCGGGGACAGTGGAGGGAAGGCCAAGGCCCCGCTGCGGATCATCGAGTCCGCCGACAAGGTCGCCCGCTTCCTCTTCGGCGTCACCCGGTCCGTACCGGCCGGTCTGGAGTTCACGGTCCTCGAACTCAACGGCGGGATCGCGCTGTTGGCGCACCTCGACGGCGAGCCGGACTCCGTCATCCAGCTCGGGATCGCCGACGGCAAGATCAAGACCGTCTATGTCGTCCGCAACCCCGAGAAGCTGGTGTCGCTCGCGGCTCGCTGA